A single Actinomadura algeriensis DNA region contains:
- a CDS encoding relaxase/mobilization nuclease domain-containing protein, with translation MDPHIVGGYRHPAALEAGRRPDGRHDLGALTDVLRSPLETLRRSPPGKPVWQCSLRTAPADRVLSDDEWAEAAEELMHQTGIAPRDDPDACRWIAVRHADDHVHVVAMLAREDGRRPDVTRDYLKARKACRVLEERWGLHRTAPADRTAAPRPTRPELECARRTGAREPTRCALRRRVAAVAASAGDEEAFFAGLRERGLLVRLRFSVRTPGEITGFAVADPSYTNAEKAPIYFSGGKLAADLTLPKLRHRWGASVDVASARRAARMRRSVVGFDERNQAYREAARAAATAARHMRQTSDPRVRADIATAATDVLHVAADITGSRELAEVADVYARAAREPFGRPPVATQPGNGLRAAARLVAAVNIGIGDRRDRRRDLTVELLFLVANLLDVMDQLAAHREAQGRAAQAEAARRASERLRVAERGASSSRVRPTPPNVAEVQHAGRLAAEAFPVPLADGLRHIAARPSSPVPQRSQTRRGPKP, from the coding sequence GTGGACCCGCACATTGTTGGTGGATACCGGCACCCGGCCGCTCTGGAAGCGGGCCGGCGGCCCGATGGTCGGCACGACCTCGGCGCGTTGACCGATGTGCTCAGGTCTCCGCTGGAGACGCTGCGTCGTAGTCCGCCGGGGAAACCGGTCTGGCAGTGCTCGCTGCGGACTGCACCTGCTGACCGGGTGCTGTCGGACGACGAGTGGGCGGAAGCCGCTGAGGAGCTGATGCATCAGACCGGGATCGCGCCACGGGATGATCCGGACGCGTGCAGGTGGATCGCCGTCCGGCACGCCGATGACCACGTCCATGTTGTTGCCATGCTCGCCCGTGAAGACGGTCGAAGGCCGGACGTCACGCGGGACTACCTCAAGGCTCGGAAAGCGTGTCGGGTCTTGGAGGAGCGTTGGGGACTCCACCGGACGGCCCCGGCGGACCGGACGGCGGCGCCGAGACCGACGAGGCCGGAGCTTGAGTGCGCGCGGCGGACCGGTGCGCGGGAGCCGACGCGTTGTGCGTTGCGGCGTCGGGTGGCGGCCGTTGCGGCTTCAGCGGGTGACGAGGAGGCGTTCTTTGCTGGGCTGCGCGAGCGTGGCCTACTGGTGAGGCTGCGCTTCAGCGTCCGGACGCCGGGGGAGATCACCGGGTTCGCGGTTGCGGATCCGAGCTACACGAATGCTGAGAAGGCTCCGATCTACTTCTCTGGCGGCAAGCTCGCTGCCGACCTCACGCTGCCGAAGTTGCGGCATCGGTGGGGTGCGAGCGTGGATGTGGCGTCTGCTCGGAGGGCGGCGCGGATGCGGCGGTCCGTCGTCGGCTTCGACGAACGGAACCAGGCTTACCGGGAGGCCGCCCGAGCGGCGGCGACGGCTGCCCGGCACATGCGCCAGACCAGTGACCCGCGTGTGCGTGCCGACATCGCTACGGCGGCGACCGACGTTTTGCACGTGGCGGCGGACATCACCGGAAGCCGCGAACTTGCCGAAGTCGCGGACGTCTACGCCCGCGCTGCGCGAGAGCCGTTCGGGCGTCCGCCGGTAGCCACCCAGCCCGGCAACGGTCTGAGGGCTGCTGCGCGGCTCGTCGCCGCCGTCAACATCGGTATAGGAGATCGGCGCGATCGGAGGCGGGACCTCACGGTTGAGTTGCTGTTCCTGGTCGCCAATCTGCTCGACGTCATGGATCAGCTTGCTGCTCACCGCGAGGCCCAGGGACGGGCGGCCCAGGCTGAGGCGGCGAGACGAGCGTCCGAGCGGCTTCGCGTTGCAGAACGGGGTGCCTCGTCGTCGCGGGTACGGCCGACGCCGCCCAACGTCGCCGAGGTACAACACGCTGGACGCCTTGCAGCCGAGGCGTTCCCGGTGCCGTTGGCCGATGGGCTGCGGCACATCGCGGCGAGACCGTCCAGCCCCGTTCCTCAACGGTCTCAGACTCGTCGTGGACCCAAGCCGTGA
- a CDS encoding type III PLP-dependent enzyme domain-containing protein: MAVDYSTPDTTFDWKQYGTDVAELAQPGEALRIEPGRSISVYSGWYLTEVLDVKKAGGQWYAVLRGGTMHIRTRPPPWRSKRSLYILQSPILLFFARTARSVRRAPFSRVYHIQGNSSLDPFTFWPLHPKLENVGTILLNIHDEFDWNIKRTRKVRKTPTAQLHLS; this comes from the coding sequence ATGGCCGTCGACTACAGCACGCCCGACACCACGTTCGACTGGAAACAGTACGGCACCGACGTCGCCGAGCTGGCACAGCCAGGCGAGGCACTCCGCATCGAGCCGGGCCGCTCCATCAGCGTCTACTCGGGGTGGTACCTCACCGAGGTACTCGACGTGAAGAAAGCAGGCGGCCAGTGGTACGCCGTCCTGCGCGGCGGCACCATGCACATCCGAACACGCCCGCCACCATGGCGATCAAAGCGTTCTTTGTACATCCTGCAGTCGCCAATATTACTGTTCTTCGCTCGCACCGCCAGAAGTGTAAGAAGAGCGCCCTTCAGCAGGGTCTACCACATACAGGGAAACAGCTCCCTCGACCCGTTCACCTTTTGGCCCCTCCACCCCAAGCTGGAAAACGTAGGCACCATACTCTTGAACATCCACGATGAGTTCGATTGGAATATCAAGCGCACCAGGAAGGTGCGGAAAACGCCTACCGCCCAGTTGCACCTTTCCTGA
- the alaS gene encoding alanine--tRNA ligase, whose translation MRSPDIRTTFLDFFRERGHRAVPSSPLVPSDPTLLLANAGMNQFKPYFLGETTPDHPRAMSVQKCVRTSDIENVGRTARHTTFFEMLGNFSFGDYFKQEAISWSWELLTEHFNLDPSRLWVTVYLDDDETVRLWRRIGVPSDRIQRLGMKDNYWSMGIPGPCGPSSELHYDRGPQYGPEGGPAVDGERYHELWNLVFMQNLRGDGPGKEGYPILGELPAKNIDTGLGLDRLAAILQDADGVCDTDLVGPALRLVRELAAHDEPVSSRIVAEHSRSIAFLIADGVLPSPDGRGHVLRRLMRRAILHARRLGIDDPVLAPLTTTVVDGLGGTWPELTTHADLIRHVVTSEEEGFEQTLRHGTRFLETAVSRSTGTISGATAFKLQDSYGFPIDLTLDAARSAGLTVDEDAFAELVEERRRQALEAGRSTKKDAIERHDTYRRLRAEHGPTEFVGHDTTETETRVLAIVNGTEVILDRSPFYAEGGGQVGDTGEIRTPTATLRVLDTRAHDGMHVHTVRVMDGELRPAPGHATVDVERRLATARSHTATHVLHAMLRRVLGDHAAQRGSRVEPGRLRFDFAHHSPVDVAPVQTLVNEYLLDDPDVHVWEASRAEAETAGALAPFGEQYGEHVRIVDIGDASRELCGGTHVAHGSQAGPVRVIGESSIGTGLRRVEALTGPDALRHYDHEHHVLSELVKLLETPPDRLHQRVETLLTAQRELRTLHRRQLDDLVTTLASTTEQHPGGRLITRTVDVPDLRTVATKLLPHTDAIILGTRQNAKATLVAALGPAFGTPARDLLARAAREVGGGAGGKGPVAHAGGPRADRLPRAMELATADARALLSRSAG comes from the coding sequence ATGCGCTCTCCTGACATCCGCACCACCTTCCTGGACTTCTTCCGCGAGCGCGGTCATCGCGCCGTCCCGTCCAGCCCGCTCGTCCCGTCCGATCCCACGCTGCTGCTGGCGAACGCGGGCATGAACCAGTTCAAGCCGTACTTCCTCGGCGAGACGACGCCCGATCACCCCCGGGCGATGTCCGTGCAGAAGTGCGTGCGCACGTCCGACATCGAGAACGTCGGCCGCACGGCGCGGCACACGACGTTCTTCGAGATGCTCGGCAACTTTTCCTTCGGCGACTACTTCAAGCAGGAGGCGATCTCCTGGTCGTGGGAGCTCCTCACCGAACACTTCAACCTCGACCCCAGCAGACTCTGGGTCACGGTCTACCTGGACGACGACGAGACCGTGCGCCTCTGGCGGCGCATAGGAGTCCCTTCCGATCGCATCCAGCGACTCGGCATGAAGGACAACTACTGGTCGATGGGCATACCCGGCCCTTGCGGCCCGTCCTCGGAACTACACTACGACCGTGGACCCCAGTACGGCCCCGAAGGCGGCCCTGCAGTGGACGGCGAGCGTTACCACGAGCTCTGGAACCTGGTCTTCATGCAGAACCTCCGTGGGGACGGCCCAGGTAAAGAGGGCTATCCGATCCTGGGCGAACTGCCCGCGAAGAACATCGACACCGGGCTCGGGCTCGACCGTCTCGCGGCGATCCTGCAGGACGCGGACGGCGTGTGCGACACCGACCTCGTGGGCCCGGCGCTGCGGCTCGTCCGGGAACTCGCGGCCCACGACGAGCCCGTCTCGTCCCGCATCGTCGCCGAACACTCGCGCTCGATCGCGTTCCTCATCGCCGACGGCGTCCTGCCGTCCCCCGACGGGCGCGGGCACGTCCTGCGCCGGCTGATGCGCCGCGCGATCCTGCACGCCCGGCGGCTGGGCATCGACGACCCCGTCCTGGCGCCCCTCACCACGACCGTCGTCGACGGCCTCGGCGGGACGTGGCCGGAGCTCACGACCCACGCGGACCTGATCCGGCACGTCGTCACGTCCGAGGAGGAGGGCTTCGAGCAGACGCTCCGGCACGGCACCCGCTTCCTCGAGACCGCGGTGTCCCGGTCGACCGGGACGATCTCCGGCGCGACCGCGTTCAAGCTGCAGGACTCCTACGGCTTCCCCATCGACCTGACCCTCGACGCGGCGCGCTCGGCGGGACTCACCGTCGACGAGGACGCGTTCGCGGAACTCGTCGAGGAACGCCGCCGCCAGGCCCTCGAAGCGGGACGATCCACCAAGAAAGACGCGATCGAGCGCCACGACACGTACCGGCGGCTGCGCGCCGAACACGGCCCCACCGAGTTCGTCGGCCACGACACCACGGAGACCGAGACCCGCGTCCTCGCGATCGTCAACGGGACGGAGGTGATCCTCGACCGCAGCCCGTTCTACGCGGAAGGCGGCGGCCAGGTCGGCGACACCGGCGAAATCCGCACGCCCACCGCCACCCTCCGCGTCCTCGACACCCGCGCCCACGACGGCATGCACGTGCACACCGTCCGCGTCATGGACGGCGAACTCCGCCCCGCCCCGGGACACGCGACCGTGGACGTCGAACGCCGCCTGGCCACCGCCCGCTCGCACACCGCGACGCACGTCCTGCACGCCATGCTGCGCCGCGTCCTCGGCGACCACGCGGCACAGCGCGGATCCCGCGTCGAACCCGGCAGGCTGCGCTTCGACTTCGCGCACCACTCCCCCGTCGACGTCGCCCCCGTCCAGACGCTCGTCAACGAGTACCTCCTCGACGACCCCGACGTGCACGTGTGGGAGGCGTCCCGCGCCGAAGCCGAAACCGCGGGCGCACTCGCGCCGTTCGGGGAACAGTACGGCGAGCACGTCCGCATCGTGGACATCGGCGACGCGTCCCGCGAACTCTGCGGCGGCACCCACGTCGCGCACGGCTCGCAGGCCGGCCCCGTCCGCGTCATCGGCGAATCGTCGATCGGCACGGGACTGCGCCGCGTCGAGGCGCTCACCGGCCCGGACGCGCTGCGCCACTACGACCACGAACACCACGTGCTGTCCGAACTCGTGAAACTCCTCGAAACACCACCCGACCGCCTCCACCAGCGCGTCGAGACGCTCCTCACCGCGCAGCGGGAACTCAGAACCCTGCACCGCAGGCAACTCGACGACCTCGTGACCACATTGGCGTCGACGACCGAACAGCACCCCGGCGGACGCCTGATCACCCGCACCGTCGACGTCCCCGACCTGCGGACCGTCGCGACGAAACTCCTGCCGCACACCGACGCGATCATCCTCGGCACCCGGCAGAACGCCAAGGCGACACTGGTCGCGGCGCTCGGCCCCGCCTTCGGCACCCCCGCGCGCGACCTCCTCGCCCGCGCGGCCCGCGAGGTCGGCGGCGGCGCCGGCGGCAAGGGCCCCGTCGCGCACGCGGGCGGCCCCCGCGCCGACCGCCTCCCCCGCGCGATGGAGCTCGCGACCGCGGACGCCCGCGCTCTGCTCAGCCGTTCGGCAGGATGA
- a CDS encoding helix-turn-helix domain-containing protein has translation MAASRLRRRVLVLLHKALDLSDLSQADLAKRLGRRRSAVNQVFRGDGNVRIETLAEYLHEMGYELDMRLVVAGEPRAAALEGRQSNTLDDEQISASTSTILGASQTGDRWARPQAAAYRILVSTALDAPPAARFADLSSASVALVTMEVKNAP, from the coding sequence ATGGCCGCATCCAGGTTGCGGCGTCGCGTTCTGGTCCTGCTGCACAAGGCGCTTGACTTGTCTGATCTTTCCCAAGCGGATCTCGCCAAGAGATTGGGGAGACGACGTTCGGCCGTTAACCAGGTTTTTCGCGGTGATGGCAATGTTCGTATCGAAACCCTCGCGGAATATCTCCACGAGATGGGTTACGAGCTTGATATGCGGCTTGTCGTAGCTGGCGAACCACGGGCCGCCGCTCTAGAAGGACGTCAGTCGAATACGCTTGATGACGAACAAATATCAGCGTCTACATCGACAATACTCGGCGCCAGTCAGACCGGCGATCGGTGGGCAAGGCCGCAGGCGGCAGCGTACCGAATTCTAGTCAGTACAGCTCTTGATGCTCCCCCTGCTGCAAGATTCGCTGACCTATCAAGCGCCAGTGTGGCACTGGTGACAATGGAGGTCAAGAATGCGCCTTGA
- a CDS encoding ATP-binding protein has translation MGQAETQNEMVVRRDLKVVAEVRQFVRLVTGEYGMDDFVPCLVASELVTNALRYASEKDGDVMLRLDWTKDGALWLEVQDATCDLPHVQEADMVSEVGRGLFIVDQFSRRWGVRPLAGQGGKIVFAIIDPT, from the coding sequence ATGGGTCAGGCGGAGACGCAGAACGAGATGGTGGTGAGGCGGGACCTCAAGGTGGTCGCGGAGGTCCGGCAGTTCGTGCGGCTGGTCACGGGCGAGTATGGGATGGACGACTTCGTCCCGTGCCTGGTGGCCAGCGAGCTGGTCACCAACGCCCTGCGCTACGCGTCCGAGAAGGATGGCGACGTGATGCTGCGGTTGGACTGGACCAAGGACGGCGCACTGTGGCTGGAAGTCCAGGACGCAACCTGCGACCTGCCGCACGTCCAGGAGGCGGACATGGTCAGCGAGGTCGGCCGGGGCCTGTTCATCGTCGACCAGTTCTCCCGCCGCTGGGGCGTCCGCCCCCTCGCCGGCCAGGGCGGCAAAATCGTCTTCGCGATCATCGACCCCACATGA
- a CDS encoding Uma2 family endonuclease, with amino-acid sequence MPAMTLPLPSGDTWTRADYEALPEDLPVRVSLIHGELVVSPRPRPIHQRIARRLATRIEDAAPDAWQVDTDVDVLLDDDETEPVEIAPDIVVYSAEHDPYERPIHAELVTLVAEVVSPSTKRKDRRMQPTLYAGAGIRHYWRVETDQTAPAFAIYTYELDDATGGYVATGVYHDRVTATLPFDLDIDLKTVHKR; translated from the coding sequence ATGCCTGCGATGACTCTCCCATTGCCGTCCGGTGACACATGGACTCGGGCAGACTACGAGGCGCTACCCGAAGACCTCCCAGTACGTGTGAGCCTCATCCACGGAGAACTCGTCGTGAGTCCACGGCCCCGCCCGATCCACCAGCGCATCGCGCGGCGTCTGGCGACCCGTATCGAAGACGCAGCCCCGGACGCCTGGCAGGTCGACACGGACGTGGACGTGCTGTTGGACGATGACGAGACGGAGCCGGTCGAGATCGCCCCCGACATCGTCGTGTACTCGGCCGAACACGACCCATACGAACGTCCCATCCACGCAGAGTTGGTCACCCTGGTCGCCGAGGTCGTGTCACCGTCAACCAAGCGCAAGGACCGGCGGATGCAACCGACCCTCTACGCAGGAGCCGGGATCCGGCACTACTGGCGAGTGGAAACCGACCAGACCGCACCGGCATTCGCGATCTATACCTACGAGCTGGACGACGCGACCGGGGGATACGTAGCGACCGGCGTCTACCACGACCGCGTCACCGCAACGCTGCCTTTCGATCTAGACATCGACCTCAAAACCGTCCACAAACGCTGA
- a CDS encoding HAD family hydrolase codes for MIAAALFDLDGTLLDHDGAAGAAIAGAFPDADAAWLVPRWHELGEAAIERYLAGELDFTEQRRARIVPLARELGLGSWDAARADAWFAGYTGLYEAEWRPYPDVPGALAALAERGLPLGVITNGDVRQQRSKLDRIGLAERLPHVTASSEVGCAKPAAEIFHAACTALGLPPDAVAYVGDRLVTDARGAAAAGMTGVWLDRSGGPAPDTPDIVRLTSLDALPGLLARDPRGSGGAARTTA; via the coding sequence GTGATCGCCGCGGCGCTGTTCGACCTCGACGGAACGCTCCTCGACCACGACGGCGCGGCCGGTGCGGCGATCGCCGGGGCGTTCCCGGACGCCGACGCGGCATGGCTCGTCCCGCGCTGGCACGAGCTGGGCGAGGCGGCGATCGAGCGGTACCTCGCGGGCGAGCTCGACTTCACGGAGCAGCGGCGGGCCCGGATCGTCCCGCTCGCGCGCGAGCTGGGCCTCGGCTCCTGGGACGCCGCGCGCGCCGACGCGTGGTTCGCCGGCTACACCGGCCTCTACGAAGCGGAGTGGCGTCCGTACCCGGACGTCCCCGGCGCCCTGGCGGCGCTCGCGGAGCGCGGGCTGCCCCTCGGCGTGATCACCAACGGGGACGTCCGCCAGCAGCGCTCGAAGCTCGACCGGATCGGGCTCGCGGAACGGCTGCCGCACGTCACCGCGTCCAGCGAGGTGGGCTGCGCGAAACCCGCCGCGGAGATCTTCCACGCGGCCTGCACGGCCCTGGGCCTCCCCCCGGACGCGGTCGCCTACGTCGGCGACCGCCTGGTCACCGACGCCCGCGGCGCCGCGGCCGCGGGAATGACCGGCGTGTGGCTCGACCGCTCCGGCGGTCCCGCGCCCGACACTCCGGACATCGTCCGCCTCACCTCGCTCGACGCCCTCCCGGGCCTCCTCGCCCGCGACCCGCGAGGATCGGGCGGGGCCGCCCGCACGACCGCCTGA
- a CDS encoding helix-turn-helix domain-containing protein, giving the protein MPPRRQRPRESPALVAFGRQMRRLREAKDVKQETIAHLTKVSGPQVSRIESGKKRATRSFVVAVDDYLEAGGSLVSLWEDLNKDGHPVPIWFDWPQIEADAVMLICWQHSVIPGLAQTPAYALALLRGNQEAADARISRQAILTGDKDSNPPIVVFLLDEHVLHNLVGTPETMRAQLEHLLELSLLPNVTVQVVLSSGEHEGVLGAFVVATMEDRSEIAYIETAVRGITTDNPADLSSLARTLFELRSRALSQEMSRELIRKVIEER; this is encoded by the coding sequence ATGCCCCCGCGACGTCAACGCCCCCGAGAGTCGCCCGCCCTGGTCGCCTTCGGCCGTCAGATGCGCCGCCTGCGCGAAGCCAAGGACGTTAAGCAGGAGACCATCGCTCATCTGACGAAGGTGAGTGGCCCCCAGGTCAGCCGCATCGAGAGCGGGAAGAAGCGCGCCACGCGGTCGTTCGTGGTCGCCGTGGACGACTACCTGGAAGCGGGCGGCTCCCTCGTCAGCCTGTGGGAGGACCTGAACAAGGACGGGCACCCGGTCCCGATCTGGTTCGACTGGCCCCAAATAGAGGCCGACGCGGTCATGCTGATCTGCTGGCAACACTCGGTGATTCCCGGCTTGGCTCAGACTCCGGCCTACGCTTTGGCACTGCTACGGGGTAACCAAGAAGCGGCAGACGCTCGCATCAGCCGCCAGGCCATCCTTACCGGGGACAAAGACTCGAACCCCCCGATCGTCGTGTTCCTGCTCGACGAACACGTGCTCCATAACCTCGTTGGGACACCAGAGACGATGCGGGCACAGCTCGAGCACCTCCTGGAGCTGAGTTTGTTGCCCAACGTCACGGTTCAAGTAGTGTTGTCTAGTGGTGAACACGAGGGTGTCTTGGGCGCCTTCGTGGTTGCGACGATGGAGGATCGGAGCGAGATCGCCTACATCGAGACAGCGGTACGAGGTATCACCACGGACAACCCGGCCGATCTCTCTAGCCTGGCGCGAACCTTGTTCGAGCTTCGTTCTCGGGCGCTCTCGCAGGAGATGTCGCGTGAACTGATCCGAAAGGTCATCGAGGAGAGATGA
- a CDS encoding plasmid mobilization protein translates to MRRRPRLDGGKRRAKELRIRVSDEEYQEIREAAADAGMACSAFVVKAVRTAIRERRPVDGALVALHGELRNASRQVNAVGVNLNQLARYTNARGDIPDSLPWLAEYCFRVVRRAEAVIVRLGRRLP, encoded by the coding sequence TTGCGGCGGCGTCCACGGCTTGATGGCGGGAAGCGTCGAGCCAAGGAACTGAGAATTCGTGTCAGTGACGAGGAGTATCAGGAAATTCGCGAAGCAGCCGCCGATGCTGGGATGGCGTGCAGTGCTTTCGTGGTCAAGGCTGTTCGGACGGCGATTCGGGAGAGGCGTCCAGTTGACGGGGCGCTCGTTGCTCTCCACGGGGAGTTGAGGAACGCCAGCCGCCAGGTGAACGCTGTCGGTGTCAATCTGAACCAGTTGGCGCGATACACCAATGCGCGTGGGGACATCCCGGACTCGTTGCCTTGGTTGGCCGAGTACTGCTTCCGGGTGGTGCGTCGGGCTGAAGCCGTCATCGTCCGGCTCGGCAGGCGTCTTCCTTGA
- a CDS encoding DUF397 domain-containing protein — MNLTNAKWRKSTHSGPNGGECVELADVASAAAGASVVAVRDSMDPDGPVLLLTRAALRAAVQTAADTH, encoded by the coding sequence ATGAACCTGACAAACGCCAAGTGGCGCAAGAGCACACACAGCGGGCCCAACGGCGGCGAGTGCGTCGAGCTGGCGGACGTGGCCAGTGCGGCGGCAGGTGCTTCGGTGGTGGCGGTCCGGGACAGCATGGACCCGGACGGCCCCGTCCTCCTGCTGACCCGTGCGGCCCTTCGGGCAGCCGTCCAGACCGCCGCCGACACGCACTGA
- a CDS encoding MerR family transcriptional regulator has translation MELMSREELLALPTTTNVETAARALGLGRTRAYELARLGEFPCKVIRIGVSYRVVTADLRRLLGIEVG, from the coding sequence ATGGAGCTGATGAGCCGCGAAGAGCTCCTCGCCCTGCCGACCACGACGAACGTCGAGACGGCGGCGCGGGCGCTGGGGCTGGGGCGTACGCGCGCCTACGAGCTGGCGCGCCTGGGGGAGTTCCCCTGCAAGGTGATCCGCATCGGGGTCAGCTACCGCGTGGTGACGGCTGATCTGCGGCGCCTGCTCGGTATCGAGGTGGGCTGA
- a CDS encoding alpha/beta fold hydrolase, giving the protein MGENKVDGWKLGHGYASDSGEVRWDAYGDEDAPPVVLLHGTPFSSYVWRGVARALAGAYRVYVWDMPGYGASEKRDGQDVSLAAQGRVFRDLLDHWGLDEPRVVAHDFGGAVALRAHLLHGARYRALTLVDPVALAPWGSPFFRLVGANAPVFEQLPPPLHRALVREYVTSASGPGLHPATLDSLVAPWLDEAGQAAFYRQIAQADQRYTDEIQDRYGELALPVLVCWGADDTWIPLAKGRELASAVPGARLRVIEGAGHLVQEDAPAELTAAVLDFLRTA; this is encoded by the coding sequence ATGGGGGAGAACAAGGTGGACGGCTGGAAGCTGGGACACGGCTACGCGAGCGACTCCGGCGAGGTGCGGTGGGACGCGTACGGAGACGAGGACGCGCCGCCCGTCGTCCTCCTGCACGGCACGCCCTTCTCCTCCTACGTGTGGCGTGGTGTCGCGCGCGCTTTGGCCGGTGCCTACCGCGTGTACGTCTGGGACATGCCGGGATACGGGGCATCGGAGAAGAGAGACGGCCAGGACGTCTCACTCGCCGCGCAGGGCAGAGTCTTCCGAGACCTGCTGGACCACTGGGGACTGGACGAGCCGCGCGTCGTCGCGCACGACTTCGGCGGCGCCGTGGCGCTGCGCGCCCATCTGCTGCACGGTGCCCGGTACCGGGCGCTCACGCTCGTCGACCCGGTGGCCCTGGCGCCGTGGGGGTCGCCGTTCTTCCGGCTGGTCGGGGCCAACGCCCCGGTCTTCGAGCAGCTCCCTCCGCCCCTGCACCGCGCGCTCGTCCGGGAGTACGTGACCTCCGCGAGCGGCCCCGGACTGCACCCGGCGACGCTCGACTCGCTCGTCGCCCCCTGGCTCGACGAGGCGGGGCAGGCCGCGTTCTACCGCCAGATCGCCCAGGCCGACCAGCGGTACACCGACGAGATCCAGGACCGGTACGGCGAGCTGGCGCTCCCCGTCCTGGTGTGCTGGGGAGCCGACGACACGTGGATCCCGCTCGCCAAGGGCCGCGAGCTGGCCTCCGCCGTCCCGGGGGCGCGCCTGCGCGTGATCGAGGGCGCCGGGCACCTGGTGCAGGAGGACGCCCCCGCCGAACTGACCGCGGCCGTCCTCGACTTCCTCCGCACCGCGTGA
- a CDS encoding NAD(P)-dependent alcohol dehydrogenase → MRALQYREVGGKPEVVSVPDPEPGPGQVLLKVSAAGVCHSDIAVMSWTAEQLTFPLPLTLGHEGAGTVAAVGDGVRGVEIGESVAVYGPWGCGACVMCAQGKENYCVRADELGIMPPGLGAPGAIAEYLVVDDARHLVPLGELEPVANVSLTDAGLTPYHAIKGTLPKLVPGSAAVVIGTGGLGHVAIQLLRALTPARVIALDVSEEKLELARTVGAHEAVLSDERAADRVRAMTGGAQAVFDFVGVGPTVATATSVAAAEAEVVIVGIGGGVAQVGFGAIAFDASVRAPYWGSRGELIEVLELARAGVVDVHVETYSLDEAPEAYERLHAGKVNGRAVILPNG, encoded by the coding sequence ATGAGGGCGTTGCAGTATCGCGAGGTGGGTGGCAAGCCCGAGGTCGTGAGCGTGCCTGATCCGGAGCCGGGGCCCGGGCAGGTGCTGTTGAAGGTGTCGGCGGCCGGGGTGTGCCATTCCGATATCGCGGTGATGAGCTGGACGGCCGAGCAGTTGACGTTCCCGCTGCCGTTGACGCTCGGGCACGAGGGGGCCGGGACGGTCGCGGCGGTGGGCGACGGGGTGCGCGGCGTCGAGATCGGGGAGTCCGTCGCGGTGTACGGCCCGTGGGGGTGCGGCGCGTGCGTCATGTGCGCGCAGGGCAAGGAGAACTACTGCGTGCGGGCGGACGAACTGGGGATCATGCCGCCGGGGTTGGGGGCACCGGGGGCGATCGCCGAGTACCTGGTGGTCGATGATGCAAGGCACCTGGTGCCGCTCGGGGAGCTGGAGCCGGTCGCGAACGTGTCGCTGACGGACGCGGGGCTGACGCCGTACCACGCGATCAAGGGGACGCTCCCGAAGCTGGTGCCGGGGAGTGCGGCGGTCGTGATCGGGACGGGCGGGCTCGGGCACGTGGCGATTCAGCTGCTGCGGGCGCTCACGCCGGCGCGGGTGATCGCGCTCGACGTGTCCGAGGAGAAGCTCGAGCTGGCGCGGACGGTCGGGGCGCACGAGGCGGTGCTGTCGGACGAGCGCGCCGCCGATCGGGTCCGCGCGATGACGGGCGGGGCGCAGGCGGTGTTCGACTTCGTGGGGGTGGGGCCGACCGTGGCGACCGCCACGTCGGTGGCGGCCGCCGAGGCCGAGGTGGTCATCGTGGGGATCGGCGGTGGTGTCGCGCAGGTCGGTTTCGGCGCGATCGCGTTCGATGCTTCGGTGCGCGCTCCTTACTGGGGGTCGCGGGGCGAGCTGATCGAGGTGCTGGAGCTGGCGCGGGCGGGTGTCGTCGACGTCCATGTCGAGACGTACTCGCTGGACGAGGCGCCGGAGGCGTACGAGCGCCTGCACGCCGGGAAGGTGAACGGGCGGGCCGTCATCCTGCCGAACGGCTGA